From the genome of Perca flavescens isolate YP-PL-M2 chromosome 12, PFLA_1.0, whole genome shotgun sequence, one region includes:
- the LOC114565831 gene encoding amyloid beta A4 precursor protein-binding family B member 1-interacting protein-like — MDDIDAMFSHLLGEMDHLSQSLMPAADTAEVDPDSQAERTFSIGFTDLNESLNELEDNDLDALVADLGSKSTPSEERLLTDQQTSSRTENQIAASALPQEPKPAASIPPQLNSAESSVGLQMSEPQTKADKIKLALEKLREAKVRKLIVKVLMSDGSGKTLMVDERQTVREVLDQLFEKTHCDCSIDWSLCETNPELQIERGFEDHEHLVEPLSAWTRLSENKIYFVSRPQKYVMFTEPQVFYMWKKKKECLSGINEQAKQILLKEHFGGSTLIVPDLQGMLYLKEDGKKLWKPRYFVLRASGIYYVPKGKTKSSSDLACFVRFEKVNIYTTNNFKQKYRAPSDFCFMLKHPRIQKESHYIKFLCCDDEHTLLLWVNSIRIAKYGTVLYENYQAAIKRTSSLQTLHFDAHKGKYNSHAPQIRPQPSPAPPKTTNVEDYPHEPPPDFIPPPPPGHTHV; from the exons ATGGATGACATAGATGCCATGTTCAGTCACCTGCTTGGAGAGATGGATCATCTCTCTCAG AGTTTAATGCCTGCAGCGGACACCGCAGAAGTGGACCCTGACTCGCAGGCAGAGAGAACCTTCTCCATTGGTTTCACAGACCTAAATG AGTCTCTTAATGAACTAGAGGACAACGACCTGGATGCTCTAGTGGCTGACCTTGGATCAAAATCAACCCCCTCAGAAGAGAGACTCCTCACAGATCAACAGACCAGCAGCCGTACAGAAAATCAAATAGCAGCGTCAGCCTTGCCTCAGGAACCTAAGCCAGCAGCTTCTATTCCTCCACAATTGAACTCTGCTGAATCCTCTGTAGGGCTGCAGATG AGCGAACCCCAGACAAAGGCAGACAAAATCAAACTGGCTCTGGAGAAGCTGAGAGAAGCCAAAGTGAGGAAG TTGATCGTGAAGGTGCTGATGAGTGACGGCAGCGGCAAGACACTGATGGTGGATGAGAGACAGACGGTCCGAGAGGTTTTGGACCAGCTTTTCGAGAAGACACACTGTGACTGCAGCATCGACTGGAGCCTGTGTGAGACCAACCCTGAGCTGCAGATTG AAAGAGGCTTTGAGGACCACGAACACTTAGTGGAGCCTCTGTCTGCGTGGACTCGCCTCAGTGAAAACAAAATCTATTTTGTGTCGAGACCTCAGAAGTATGTGATGTTTACAGAGCCTCAA GTATTTTACATgtggaaaaagaagaaagaatgtTTGAGTGGGATTAACGAGCAAGCCAAACAGATCTTACTCAAG GAGCATTTCGGAGGTTCCACTTTGATTGTTCCTGATCTTCAGGGCATGCTGTACCTAAAGGAAGATGGGAAAAAACTTTGGAAACCTCGCTACTTTGTGCTCAGAGCCTCGGGCATCTACTATGTACCTAAGGGAAAGACAAAG TCCTCCAGTGATCTCGCCTGCTTTGTTCGCTTTGAAAAAGTCAACATCTACACCACCAACAACTTCAAACAGAAATACAGAGCTCCCTCTGACTTCTGCTTCATGCTAAAG CATCCCCGCATCCAGAAAGAGTCGCACTACATCAAGTTCCTGTGCTGCGACGATGAGCACACACTGTTGCTCTGGGTCAACTCCATCAGAATAGCCAAG TATGGGACTGTCCTGTATGAGAACTACCAGGCCGCAATAAAGAGAACCTCCAGTTTACAAACTCTCCACTTTGATGCACACAAAG